One genomic segment of Brevibacillus laterosporus LMG 15441 includes these proteins:
- a CDS encoding ArsR/SmtB family transcription factor, which yields MSAPAHKYDVFQAIADPTRRQLLELLGDQELSVTAISSHFPMTRTAVSKHLRILTEAGLLTERKVGRETRYRLKADPLLELKKWLEYYERFWENKLSALKRYVEAEDKAVEERGR from the coding sequence ATGAGTGCACCAGCTCACAAGTATGATGTGTTTCAAGCCATTGCTGACCCAACGCGACGGCAGCTACTGGAATTGTTAGGTGATCAGGAGCTGTCTGTTACCGCAATCAGTAGCCATTTTCCGATGACCCGGACAGCGGTTTCTAAGCATTTACGGATATTAACAGAGGCTGGGCTACTCACGGAAAGAAAAGTGGGACGTGAAACAAGGTATCGACTTAAAGCAGATCCATTACTTGAATTGAAGAAGTGGCTCGAATACTATGAACGATTCTGGGAAAATAAATTGTCTGCGTTGAAACGTTATGTAGAAGCAGAAGATAAGGCAGTGGAAGAAAGAGGTCGCTAA
- a CDS encoding SRPBCC family protein, producing the protein MQTNQSNKIPEIRQTIVCNAPIERVWEAVATSEGIAAWFMPNDFKPIKGYEFQLNAGPFGMSPCKVMELDPPKRLSFTWGKDWTVTFELTTLEDGTTEFTLIHSGWDPDTVTEFGETHVVVRDRMANGWVGLLKALRTHVEA; encoded by the coding sequence ATGCAAACGAATCAATCTAACAAGATTCCTGAGATTCGCCAAACAATCGTGTGCAATGCACCAATTGAACGAGTATGGGAAGCTGTTGCGACATCAGAAGGAATTGCTGCATGGTTTATGCCTAATGATTTTAAGCCAATTAAGGGGTATGAGTTCCAGTTGAATGCTGGCCCTTTTGGTATGTCTCCTTGTAAGGTAATGGAGCTTGATCCGCCTAAGCGTCTTTCCTTTACATGGGGAAAAGATTGGACCGTTACTTTTGAACTAACTACCTTAGAGGATGGAACAACAGAGTTTACGCTGATTCACAGCGGCTGGGACCCAGATACAGTCACCGAGTTTGGTGAAACCCATGTCGTCGTGCGAGATAGAATGGCAAATGGCTGGGTAGGCTTACTGAAAGCATTACGTACTCACGTCGAGGCGTAA